One window from the genome of Moorena sp. SIOASIH encodes:
- a CDS encoding DUF2834 domain-containing protein, producing MYLTSRRIAITITSMLWNRIRQVIYAALTAIGFVWTNYYLVQFIIITKGKLSLANFLNFDIALFIKQIYAYPASSFIGIDVSVAALCAIVVIVTEGRRLKMRLWGLYIVAIFLVSFGFGFPLFLLMRERKQMEVLGLAGDTQEEKTSPT from the coding sequence GTGTACCTCACAAGTCGTAGAATTGCTATAACCATTACCTCTATGCTCTGGAATCGCATTCGACAAGTTATCTATGCTGCCTTAACAGCCATCGGTTTCGTCTGGACAAACTACTATTTGGTGCAGTTCATTATTATCACTAAAGGAAAGCTAAGCCTGGCTAATTTTCTTAACTTCGATATTGCTTTGTTTATCAAACAAATTTATGCTTATCCCGCCTCCAGTTTTATTGGGATAGATGTGAGTGTTGCAGCCTTGTGTGCAATCGTGGTGATTGTAACAGAAGGGCGACGGCTCAAAATGAGGTTGTGGGGTCTTTATATTGTCGCTATTTTTTTAGTATCCTTTGGTTTTGGATTTCCGTTGTTTCTGTTGATGCGGGAACGCAAGCAGATGGAAGTGCTAGGTCTAGCAGGAGATACTCAGGAGGAAAAGACTTCACCAACGTAA
- a CDS encoding pentapeptide repeat-containing protein: protein MASLYIGHLMPSVFFGSYNVRMSLLRGIGFVLIIVLFAVILRQGIGGVFAVSFSASITLTLAISLVVAATGKFAVFSSITYSTIFSLAAFGVVSVVVAIFLAGAIAVAEVGGVVIVVANVVIGFVGAMVLLRLGPGGYGSVALVVIVIIFNIYLGWRALQADPRDAWIRSIAIAFAATGGTSFYKADLTDADFTGATLKSTDLRKATITHTCWRKTIKLDRARPGTSYLQYKNIRQLLITGEGQDKNFEQPNLRGINLKGANLQDASFIGTDLNRGNLQNTNLSRAKLVQTLLEGADLTRATLTGAYIEDWGISNTTKLIEIDCDYIFLKLPTKNAPDPQRRPADQEINFEPGEFAKLAQKITNTVDLVFKDGIDWQTFLKTFQELKVQVKSDTGELPVIQTIENKGDGAFVIRVKVPEVVDEAEYERKFWAKYKPMLEAKDREIRFLSEQTDFYTKQIEFIRKDNTRLIGVVETMADKETIRIDKIDRRDQRGAKFNVGSNYVERADSVSSQQSYANQNNYEGNDKNLAEAAAEIQQLLNQLSQSNPTTTSKEKMIVVSEVVDRIENNPTLKAKVINALKAGGVEAFKETLDHPLVNVLMATIEGWAEA from the coding sequence TTGGCCAGTTTATATATAGGTCATTTAATGCCGTCTGTATTTTTTGGCTCTTACAACGTAAGGATGTCATTGTTACGTGGAATAGGTTTTGTTTTAATAATTGTCCTATTTGCTGTTATTCTTCGTCAAGGTATTGGAGGAGTTTTTGCTGTATCTTTTTCCGCTAGCATAACGTTAACATTGGCCATAAGTCTCGTTGTAGCTGCAACCGGAAAATTTGCCGTATTTTCTAGTATAACCTATAGCACAATCTTTTCTTTAGCCGCATTTGGAGTTGTATCTGTAGTAGTAGCTATATTCTTAGCCGGAGCCATAGCTGTAGCAGAAGTCGGAGGAGTTGTCATAGTAGTGGCAAACGTAGTCATAGGTTTCGTCGGAGCAATGGTTTTGCTCCGACTTGGACCCGGTGGATATGGATCTGTAGCATTAGTGGTAATTGTAATTATATTTAATATTTATCTGGGTTGGCGTGCTTTACAAGCAGATCCCAGAGATGCCTGGATTCGTAGTATTGCTATTGCCTTTGCTGCCACAGGAGGTACCAGTTTTTACAAGGCCGATTTAACCGATGCTGATTTTACGGGAGCTACCCTCAAAAGTACAGACTTAAGGAAGGCTACTATCACTCATACTTGTTGGCGGAAAACTATTAAACTTGATCGAGCTAGACCAGGGACGAGCTACCTTCAATATAAAAACATTAGACAATTGCTGATAACTGGAGAGGGACAAGATAAAAACTTTGAACAGCCCAACTTAAGAGGTATTAATTTAAAGGGAGCTAATCTACAAGATGCTAGCTTCATCGGAACAGACTTAAACCGAGGTAACTTACAAAATACTAATTTATCTAGAGCTAAGTTAGTTCAAACATTACTAGAAGGAGCAGATTTAACCAGAGCCACCTTAACAGGAGCATATATCGAAGATTGGGGAATCAGCAATACTACTAAACTAATTGAAATTGATTGCGATTATATTTTTCTAAAACTACCTACTAAAAATGCTCCAGACCCTCAACGTCGTCCTGCTGACCAAGAGATAAATTTTGAACCGGGTGAATTTGCTAAATTAGCTCAAAAAATTACCAATACTGTCGATTTAGTTTTTAAAGATGGTATCGACTGGCAGACTTTTCTGAAAACGTTTCAAGAACTTAAAGTTCAAGTAAAAAGCGACACAGGAGAGCTACCAGTCATACAGACAATAGAAAATAAAGGCGACGGTGCTTTTGTTATTCGTGTCAAAGTCCCTGAGGTGGTTGATGAAGCAGAATACGAACGAAAATTTTGGGCAAAATACAAGCCAATGTTAGAGGCTAAAGATAGAGAAATAAGGTTTTTATCTGAACAAACCGATTTTTATACTAAACAAATAGAATTTATACGTAAAGACAATACTAGATTAATAGGAGTTGTTGAAACAATGGCAGATAAAGAAACTATTAGAATTGATAAAATTGACAGGCGTGACCAGCGTGGGGCCAAGTTTAACGTTGGTAGTAACTATGTCGAAAGAGCTGATTCTGTTAGTAGTCAGCAAAGCTATGCTAATCAAAATAACTACGAGGGAAATGACAAAAACCTAGCGGAAGCAGCAGCAGAAATCCAGCAACTTCTAAACCAACTATCCCAGAGTAATCCTACTACAACAAGTAAAGAAAAGATGATAGTTGTCAGTGAAGTTGTTGACCGAATTGAGAATAATCCAACCCTAAAAGCTAAGGTAATCAATGCTCTGAAAGCAGGAGGAGTGGAAGCTTTCAAGGAAACTCTAGACCATCCCTTAGTTAACGTTTTGATGGCTACGATTGAGGGATGGGCGGAGGCTTAG
- a CDS encoding Uma2 family endonuclease, which translates to MTTATPPLTLEEFLTLPETKPRSEFINGEIILKPMAQGQHSLLQIELCQAINRVANPNKIAKGFPELRCTFGGQSIIPDITVFRWENIPIEPTGKIANRFQIPPDWAIEILYPDQRQTKVLSNLIHCLRHGTELGWLIDPEEESIIVIDETQRLEIFSGTSTLPILNGVELEVTVEEVFGWLTLG; encoded by the coding sequence ATGACCACAGCCACTCCACCCCTAACCTTAGAGGAGTTCCTCACACTCCCAGAAACCAAACCCCGATCAGAATTTATCAATGGGGAAATCATTCTTAAGCCCATGGCACAAGGCCAACATAGTCTGCTTCAAATTGAATTGTGTCAAGCTATCAATCGAGTCGCTAATCCCAACAAAATTGCCAAGGGTTTCCCCGAACTGCGCTGTACCTTTGGGGGTCAATCAATTATTCCCGACATCACAGTCTTTCGTTGGGAAAACATCCCCATTGAACCAACTGGCAAAATTGCCAACCGCTTTCAAATACCTCCAGATTGGGCAATCGAAATTCTTTACCCAGACCAAAGACAAACTAAAGTCCTCAGCAACCTCATCCACTGTTTGCGTCACGGAACTGAACTAGGATGGTTAATTGATCCGGAAGAAGAAAGTATTATCGTGATCGATGAGACTCAACGATTGGAAATCTTTTCAGGAACGTCTACGTTACCGATTCTCAATGGAGTAGAGTTAGAAGTGACAGTTGAGGAAGTTTTTGGGTGGTTAACCTTAGGGTAG
- a CDS encoding type II toxin-antitoxin system VapC family toxin, with translation MKYLLDTNICIYIINRRPEKILKRFRSLEPGDVAVSAITLYELLYGAYKSGKPAQNKEAVRLFVSPLEVLPFDEGAADVCGNLRAILERSGDVIGAMDIQIAAIALVYDLTLITNNTIEFERISDLKLDNWL, from the coding sequence ATGAAATACCTGCTTGATACCAATATTTGCATTTACATCATCAATCGCAGACCGGAAAAGATATTGAAACGCTTCCGCTCTCTTGAACCCGGGGATGTAGCGGTTTCAGCTATCACTCTCTACGAGCTGCTCTACGGAGCATACAAAAGTGGTAAGCCAGCGCAAAACAAAGAGGCAGTACGTCTTTTTGTTTCACCCCTTGAAGTTTTGCCCTTTGATGAAGGGGCAGCAGATGTTTGTGGTAACCTGCGTGCCATCTTGGAAAGAAGTGGGGATGTTATTGGGGCAATGGATATACAAATAGCCGCGATCGCACTTGTTTATGACCTTACACTTATTACTAACAACACAATAGAGTTTGAGCGTATCTCTGATCTTAAACTGGATAACTGGCTTTAG
- the vapB gene encoding type II toxin-antitoxin system VapB family antitoxin: MDYAKLSQHGYSQEVRLPKKYRMPGKQVKISRYGRGVLLQPIEEGFEDLFQSLSMFSDDFMKDGRNQQPVQDRGTIFE; encoded by the coding sequence ATGGATTACGCTAAATTATCGCAACACGGATACTCTCAAGAAGTGCGTCTACCGAAAAAATATAGAATGCCTGGGAAGCAGGTGAAAATATCCAGATATGGTCGCGGTGTGTTGCTGCAACCCATTGAAGAGGGGTTTGAAGATTTGTTTCAATCCCTGTCCATGTTTTCGGATGATTTTATGAAAGATGGACGCAACCAGCAGCCTGTTCAGGATCGTGGAACTATTTTTGAATGA
- a CDS encoding nuclease-related domain-containing DEAD/DEAH box helicase: MALIVPDAIPSKASSGEKRLFKILRDELPDDCYVWYEPKINKRYPDFIILGPTLGLLILEVKGWEASQIQYASHQNFEIKRRDGGIEIQQSPLRQGKDYRDTLLNQLKCHSILCQDDDEYQGKLAFPIGFGTIMTNISEAKARDENIYSILEKPQVVYRDELLEWEGIGERDLTKRLESMFTVRFKFMGLEDDQISTIKGVIHPEVVVSKEPAKIKSVPSGFPLKPDATVIKTLDNKQEQLARSLGHGHRLFCGVVGSGKTIILLSRAKFIAKEFFDKRVLILCFNITLAAYLRSLIKEEDHPLYQEQIKVLHFNAWAKSIMGRLPMFTDNDSEEYNKMLGNRLLEALSDIPTTEKWDAVLVDEAHTFYPNWFTCCKQALKDPENGDLLIVSDTIQSIYKSQKFTWKSVGIKAQGRVKKLQENYRNTKEILSAAWDLVQLSSIEEKDDVFPLVKPSAALRQGKRPILHLCESAEVEVENAIAQIQQLTSEGYQPQDITIIYRYKSKKEKELFSFMTQQLESSGLGYYWVCKDNTNKENYSIRHPGVRLITTKSSLGLEFKAVIVLWVHQFGVGDEAEARKELYVSMTRAQDILYLFGSGPFKFLKGLQECEHLDIVT; this comes from the coding sequence ATGGCATTAATCGTTCCAGATGCAATCCCCTCAAAAGCAAGCAGTGGAGAAAAGCGACTCTTCAAAATCCTCAGAGATGAACTCCCCGATGATTGTTATGTATGGTATGAACCCAAAATAAACAAACGCTACCCCGATTTCATCATTCTCGGACCAACATTGGGACTATTAATCCTGGAGGTTAAAGGTTGGGAAGCTAGCCAAATTCAATACGCAAGTCATCAAAACTTTGAAATTAAACGAAGGGATGGAGGGATTGAAATTCAGCAATCCCCATTGAGACAGGGCAAGGATTATCGAGATACATTACTTAATCAACTTAAATGTCACTCAATTCTCTGTCAAGATGACGATGAATATCAAGGAAAGTTAGCCTTTCCTATTGGATTCGGGACAATAATGACCAATATTTCTGAAGCCAAAGCTAGAGATGAAAACATCTACTCAATCCTAGAAAAGCCTCAAGTTGTCTACAGAGATGAATTGCTCGAATGGGAAGGTATCGGTGAACGGGATTTGACGAAGCGATTAGAGTCTATGTTCACTGTTCGGTTTAAATTTATGGGTTTGGAAGACGACCAAATTAGCACTATTAAGGGGGTTATTCATCCTGAAGTTGTTGTTAGCAAAGAACCTGCAAAAATTAAAAGTGTGCCGTCTGGGTTTCCCCTCAAACCCGATGCAACTGTAATTAAAACTCTGGACAATAAACAGGAACAGTTGGCTCGTTCTCTTGGCCATGGTCACCGATTGTTCTGTGGCGTAGTGGGGTCAGGTAAAACTATAATCCTACTTAGTCGTGCTAAGTTTATTGCCAAAGAATTCTTCGATAAACGAGTTTTGATTCTGTGTTTCAACATCACATTAGCAGCCTACTTGCGATCGCTTATCAAAGAAGAAGACCATCCCCTGTATCAAGAACAGATTAAAGTTCTACACTTCAACGCTTGGGCTAAATCCATCATGGGTCGATTACCCATGTTCACAGATAACGACTCAGAAGAATATAACAAAATGTTAGGTAATCGCCTTTTAGAAGCCCTATCTGATATTCCCACAACAGAAAAATGGGATGCTGTACTTGTTGATGAAGCTCACACCTTTTATCCCAATTGGTTTACCTGTTGCAAACAGGCACTCAAAGACCCAGAAAATGGTGACTTGCTTATCGTTTCAGATACAATTCAAAGTATCTACAAATCCCAAAAGTTCACCTGGAAGTCAGTTGGGATTAAGGCACAGGGCAGAGTTAAGAAACTACAGGAAAACTATCGCAACACTAAGGAAATATTATCTGCTGCTTGGGATTTAGTTCAGTTATCCTCCATTGAGGAAAAAGATGATGTCTTTCCCTTAGTTAAACCCTCTGCTGCACTCCGCCAGGGCAAACGTCCAATTCTGCATCTGTGTGAGAGTGCAGAGGTAGAAGTTGAAAATGCGATCGCACAAATTCAGCAACTCACCAGTGAAGGCTACCAACCCCAAGACATCACTATCATCTATCGGTATAAGAGTAAAAAAGAAAAGGAACTGTTTAGCTTTATGACTCAACAGTTAGAGTCGTCGGGCTTGGGCTACTATTGGGTCTGTAAAGACAATACAAACAAGGAGAATTACAGCATCCGTCATCCAGGAGTAAGACTGATTACTACCAAGTCTTCTCTTGGTCTGGAGTTCAAAGCCGTGATTGTTTTGTGGGTGCATCAGTTTGGCGTGGGAGATGAAGCCGAAGCTAGAAAAGAACTTTACGTTTCAATGACTCGCGCTCAAGATATCCTGTATTTGTTTGGGTCGGGTCCGTTTAAGTTTTTGAAAGGTTTGCAAGAATGCGAACACTTAGATATTGTAACTTGA
- a CDS encoding acyl carrier protein translates to MTQSITFTQDEIQAWLIDQLAERLEMEPADIDINEPFDNYELDSSQALILLGRLEKWLGREFNPVLIFNYPSVEQLAQRLVQDS, encoded by the coding sequence ATGACCCAATCTATTACTTTTACTCAAGACGAGATTCAAGCTTGGTTAATTGATCAGTTAGCTGAGCGTCTGGAAATGGAACCGGCTGATATTGATATTAATGAACCTTTTGATAACTATGAATTAGATTCTAGCCAGGCTTTGATTTTGCTAGGACGGTTAGAAAAGTGGCTTGGACGTGAATTTAATCCAGTCTTAATTTTCAACTATCCAAGTGTTGAACAACTTGCTCAGCGCTTAGTTCAAGATTCCTAG